TCCTGATCGGCGAGGAGTTCATCGGCGACGACCGCTGCGCCCTGGTGCTGGGCGACAACATCTTCTTCGGCGCCGGCATGAGCCAGCTACTGCAGAAGGCCGCGGCGCGCGAGCACGGGGCGACGGTGTTCTCCTACCAGGTCGACCAGCCCCAGGCTTATGGCGTGGTGGAACTGGACGACGACGGCCGCGCCATCAGCCTGGAGGAGAAGCCAGCCGAGCCGAAGTCCCGCCAGGCGGTGACCGGTCTCTATTTCTACGACAACCGGGTGGTGGAACTGGCCAAGCAGGTGCGCCCGTCCGCCCGCGGCGAGTTGGAGATCACCGACCTCAACCGCATGTACATGGAAATGGGCGAGCTTTACGTCGAACAGCTGTCGCGCGGCTACGCCTGGCTGGACACCGGCACCCACGAGAGCCTGGTGGAGGCCTCGGAGTTCGTCCGCGCCGTGCAGAAGCGCCAGGGGGTCCAGGTGGCCTGCCTGGAGGAGATCGCCTTCGCCCACGGCTTCATCGACCTGGCCCAACTGAAGGTCCGCGGAGAGTTGTTCGCCAAGACCGCCTATGGACGATACCTGCTCGATATCGTCGAGCGCGGCCATGTGATGAGCCCCCGCGATTTGTGAGGCTCAGGCCGCCGGGCTGGACCGGAACTTGCAACTCGTCCCGCAATGGGGGAATTCAGCCTCCACTTGCGCCAGCAAGGGCCTCTGCTGAGATGATCATCCTCTATATCCTCGCGCATTTTGACGACGAGTACTTCGCGTGGCCGATCATCGCCCAAGGCGTGAAAGCCGGCGCGGATCAACGGTTTTTCTATATTGCGGACTACCCCAGCGAAGGGGAGACAGTCCGCCGACGGCTGGAATCGGAGCGATTTCTGGCGCAG
This genomic stretch from Phenylobacterium sp. LH3H17 harbors:
- the rfbA gene encoding glucose-1-phosphate thymidylyltransferase RfbA, whose protein sequence is MKGIILAGGSGTRLHPATLAVNKQLLPIYDKPMIYYPLSVLMQAGIRDILIISSPEYIDNYRRLFEDGSALGLNFSYAIQPSPDGLAQAFLIGEEFIGDDRCALVLGDNIFFGAGMSQLLQKAAAREHGATVFSYQVDQPQAYGVVELDDDGRAISLEEKPAEPKSRQAVTGLYFYDNRVVELAKQVRPSARGELEITDLNRMYMEMGELYVEQLSRGYAWLDTGTHESLVEASEFVRAVQKRQGVQVACLEEIAFAHGFIDLAQLKVRGELFAKTAYGRYLLDIVERGHVMSPRDL